The proteins below come from a single uncultured Carboxylicivirga sp. genomic window:
- a CDS encoding Wzz/FepE/Etk N-terminal domain-containing protein, producing the protein MEMDIYRFIQVLIRQSKWLFILPIITGSIMYFLTRNPTFEYSTNASIFTAIASGSSLEDLGNSRVDYFATKTAYNNLLSILNSRSVIEETALRLLALHLITEEPIPSIISKESFTKFQETVPGDVKELVVKDNEEKTYLRLLDYMKQDKSNFLYSLINFDHPHYSFKAISSIKTVQDGGSDVIVLSYKSNDPGITFQTLRILIEVFLDKYSLLKRNQTDEIIQYFTRQLNNAAADLNSAEDRLLQFNSSNNIVNYYEQTKHISSQQEKIEVKLQDVLLEYKASEAILSKLEAETQSRFNINLKTKEIMQLRNHLISVNRMLAEMELSDLHTNVQQQKQQQLNDKKKDLETSLNAKMDSLYIYEKHSDGIAIEKLLNDWLQNVIDYESAKARLLAMEVKSAEFKELYNQYAPLGATLKRIEREIDVKEKSYLEILHHLGLAKLKQQNDEMRSNMKLLDKPHLPIDAEPTQRKIFVLVIMVATFMFTFLGIFLFELLDKTIKTGKRFASMASIHIAGTLPNTTTETILAKDDIIARGLKPAVEMILYKYNKRDNNESFEIQFLSNWSGEGKTYCINQINKLLMDKGYDIVSGSKNELSNTNEKAKIITTEIKSLSDNIIDPVELKKGKLHFLIADANRTWSSSDTFILNHLKETVQIEPLGLLNNLRPENMEEMIGQIPKKRSKFRRLIKEQVFKRLIS; encoded by the coding sequence ATGGAAATGGATATTTATCGATTTATACAGGTTTTAATTCGTCAGAGTAAATGGTTGTTCATACTACCTATTATTACGGGTAGTATTATGTATTTTTTAACCCGTAATCCAACATTTGAGTATTCAACAAACGCGAGCATTTTTACAGCAATAGCTTCCGGATCATCGTTGGAAGACTTAGGTAACAGTAGGGTTGATTATTTTGCAACTAAAACGGCTTATAACAATCTGTTGTCAATCTTAAATTCAAGAAGTGTAATTGAGGAAACCGCCTTGCGTTTATTGGCCTTACATCTTATAACAGAAGAACCAATTCCATCTATTATATCAAAAGAATCATTCACTAAATTTCAAGAAACAGTTCCTGGTGACGTCAAAGAGTTAGTTGTAAAAGATAATGAGGAAAAGACTTATTTAAGGCTTCTGGATTATATGAAGCAGGACAAAAGTAACTTCTTATATAGTTTAATCAACTTTGATCATCCACACTATAGCTTTAAAGCAATATCTAGTATTAAAACTGTTCAGGATGGAGGTAGTGATGTTATCGTTTTATCATATAAATCAAATGATCCTGGCATAACGTTTCAAACATTGAGAATTTTAATAGAAGTATTTTTAGATAAGTATAGTTTATTAAAAAGAAATCAAACGGATGAGATAATTCAATATTTTACAAGGCAATTGAATAATGCAGCTGCAGACTTAAATAGCGCTGAAGATAGGTTGTTACAATTTAATTCAAGTAATAATATTGTTAACTATTACGAACAAACAAAACACATCTCTTCTCAACAAGAAAAAATAGAGGTCAAGCTTCAGGATGTATTGTTAGAATACAAAGCTTCTGAGGCTATTCTTTCAAAGCTTGAAGCAGAAACCCAGTCTCGATTTAATATCAATTTAAAAACCAAAGAGATTATGCAGCTGCGTAATCATTTAATAAGTGTGAATAGAATGCTTGCTGAGATGGAATTAAGTGACTTACATACAAACGTGCAGCAGCAAAAGCAGCAGCAACTGAATGATAAAAAGAAAGATTTAGAAACAAGTTTGAATGCAAAAATGGATTCACTATACATCTATGAAAAACACAGTGATGGCATTGCAATAGAAAAGTTATTGAATGATTGGTTACAAAATGTAATTGATTATGAAAGTGCCAAAGCTCGATTATTAGCAATGGAGGTTAAAAGTGCTGAGTTTAAAGAATTATATAATCAGTATGCTCCTTTAGGAGCTACTCTCAAAAGAATTGAACGTGAAATTGATGTAAAAGAAAAATCCTATTTGGAAATCCTTCATCATCTTGGTTTAGCCAAACTAAAACAGCAAAACGATGAGATGAGATCAAATATGAAGCTTTTGGATAAACCGCACCTCCCAATTGATGCAGAACCTACGCAGCGAAAGATTTTTGTTTTGGTGATTATGGTGGCGACATTTATGTTTACTTTTTTAGGTATTTTTCTTTTTGAACTTTTGGATAAAACGATTAAAACAGGTAAAAGATTTGCTTCTATGGCATCCATTCACATAGCAGGTACTTTACCTAATACAACTACAGAAACAATTCTTGCAAAAGATGATATTATAGCTCGAGGTTTAAAACCGGCAGTAGAAATGATTCTTTATAAATACAATAAAAGAGATAATAATGAATCTTTCGAAATACAATTTTTAAGCAATTGGAGTGGTGAAGGAAAAACTTATTGTATCAACCAGATTAATAAATTATTAATGGATAAAGGATATGATATTGTTTCAGGTTCTAAGAATGAATTAAGCAATACAAATGAAAAAGCTAAAATTATAACGACTGAAATTAAATCACTCTCAGATAATATTATTGATCCGGTAGAGCTCAAAAAAGGAAAGCTTCATTTTTTAATTGCTGATGCAAATCGAACATGGTCGTCTTCAGATACATTTATCTTAAATCATCTTAAGGAAACAGTACAGATTGAACCTCTCGGTTTGTTAAATAACCTTCGACCTGAAAATATGGAGGAAATGATAGGTCAGATACCCAAAAAGCGATCCAAATTCAGGAGGTTAATTAAGGAACAAGTTTTTAAAAGATTGATATCATGA
- a CDS encoding TolC family protein codes for MELVKLFLLSILFISTTIVAAQTESDSSLINLPSINELVEAAIEHSPFIQSQHTQMEIDEKEISLQKRKWLDYLFIEGTANYGIYDQVILQDNTSPDGSYNYGFLNRGESTRYYGGVGIKLPFSSLTSRTKEVEKLELVKKKSLFTMQDAENQLRTVIIEAYYNLKYLDESMRTYYDIYQTLNVAYVKAEKDLLNGRTDINKFALLASTVGKAKDDYNKAKHNFYAHYHQLMELTGLEF; via the coding sequence ATGGAATTAGTTAAACTATTTTTACTATCAATTTTGTTCATATCTACAACTATTGTTGCTGCTCAAACCGAATCTGATTCTTCGCTTATTAATTTACCCAGTATAAATGAATTAGTAGAGGCAGCTATTGAACATTCTCCATTTATTCAATCGCAGCATACACAAATGGAAATAGATGAAAAGGAAATAAGCTTGCAAAAAAGAAAATGGCTTGATTATTTATTTATTGAAGGAACTGCTAACTATGGAATATATGACCAGGTTATATTACAAGATAATACTTCACCAGATGGCTCATACAATTATGGTTTTTTAAATCGTGGAGAAAGTACTCGTTACTATGGGGGAGTTGGTATAAAACTTCCGTTTTCATCATTAACAAGTAGAACTAAAGAGGTAGAAAAGCTAGAGTTGGTTAAGAAAAAATCATTATTTACAATGCAAGATGCAGAAAACCAACTTCGAACTGTTATAATTGAGGCATATTATAATCTCAAATACTTAGATGAGAGTATGCGTACTTACTATGATATTTATCAGACATTAAATGTTGCATATGTTAAAGCTGAAAAGGATTTACTGAACGGTAGAACAGACATCAACAAGTTTGCACTTTTAGCATCAACAGTAGGTAAGGCTAAAGATGATTATAATAAAGCAAAGCATAATTTTTATGCTCATTATCATCAATTGATGGAACTTACAGGTCTTGAATTTTGA
- a CDS encoding sugar transferase, whose product MYIGDKVAQGELSKQKEELDIVVCESINYLEKPLEGIDVIILKLEGNLSNQIHQIQRLKLLIINSGIELMIIGDPMYFAKYQGHGMNELFSTNSSFNQILTRALFLCKYSVNDDNIYDKTYLNYTTRLPKRIFDILFAGSLIIVLSPLMLLIAILIRLESKGKVIYSSKRVGSGYKIFDFYKFRSMYPDADKRIAELLSQNQYKTKDFEEVNSLKELKYAALLLGDSGFINENSHAQEKKLKQKRAFFKVSNDPRITKVGRLLRNTSMDELPQLFNVLKGDMSIVGNRPLPLYEAEKLTTDRWAKRFLAPAGLTGLWQVTERAKLNQMSADGRKELDVQYAENNSFWGDMWILVKTIPAVFQHESV is encoded by the coding sequence TTGTATATTGGAGATAAAGTTGCACAGGGAGAGTTATCTAAACAAAAGGAAGAGCTCGATATTGTTGTATGTGAATCAATTAATTATCTTGAAAAGCCTTTGGAAGGAATAGATGTAATAATCCTTAAGCTTGAAGGTAATTTATCAAATCAGATTCATCAAATTCAACGCTTAAAGCTTTTAATAATTAATTCAGGTATAGAGTTAATGATTATAGGTGATCCTATGTATTTTGCGAAATATCAAGGACATGGAATGAATGAACTCTTTTCTACCAATTCTTCGTTCAATCAAATTTTGACAAGAGCTCTATTTCTTTGTAAATATTCAGTGAATGATGATAATATTTATGATAAAACATATTTAAATTACACTACAAGGCTTCCCAAAAGAATATTTGATATATTATTTGCTGGATCATTAATTATTGTCCTTTCACCGTTAATGTTGTTAATTGCGATATTAATTCGTCTTGAATCAAAAGGAAAAGTAATTTATTCATCTAAACGAGTAGGCTCTGGTTATAAAATTTTTGATTTCTATAAGTTTAGGTCCATGTATCCAGATGCTGATAAACGTATTGCCGAATTATTAAGTCAAAATCAATATAAGACAAAAGATTTTGAAGAGGTTAATAGTTTAAAAGAGCTTAAATATGCTGCCCTACTTCTTGGAGATTCTGGATTTATTAATGAGAACAGTCATGCACAGGAAAAGAAACTTAAACAAAAAAGAGCCTTTTTTAAAGTATCCAATGACCCTCGGATAACAAAAGTAGGAAGACTTCTTCGCAATACAAGTATGGATGAATTACCTCAGCTATTTAATGTACTAAAAGGAGATATGTCTATTGTAGGAAATCGCCCTTTGCCATTATACGAAGCTGAAAAATTAACGACTGATCGATGGGCAAAAAGATTTTTAGCTCCTGCAGGCTTAACTGGCTTATGGCAGGTAACAGAAAGAGCAAAGCTAAATCAAATGTCGGCTGATGGTAGAAAGGAACTCGATGTTCAATATGCTGAAAACAATAGCTTTTGGGGAGATATGTGGATTTTGGTTAAGACAATTCCGGCTGTCTTTCAACATGAAAGTGTTTAA
- a CDS encoding response regulator transcription factor, protein MKKKILLVDDKDDFRQLLRAILLSDYEVNTAKNGLEGLAIVQAGYFPDLIVTDLNMPRVDGNAFLEQIKASEIYRHIPIIILSSNDSSENKTNLILKGAADYLEKPFNPSELQARIKRLLNVSQAI, encoded by the coding sequence ATGAAAAAAAAGATTCTATTAGTTGACGACAAAGATGATTTCAGACAGTTATTGCGAGCAATATTATTGTCAGATTATGAGGTTAATACAGCCAAAAACGGTTTAGAAGGTCTAGCGATTGTTCAGGCGGGATACTTTCCTGATTTAATTGTAACCGATTTAAATATGCCACGAGTTGATGGTAATGCTTTTCTTGAACAAATAAAAGCCAGTGAGATCTATCGCCATATACCTATAATTATTTTATCGAGTAATGATTCAAGTGAAAACAAAACGAATTTAATACTAAAAGGGGCTGCCGATTATTTAGAGAAACCTTTTAACCCTTCAGAATTACAAGCTCGAATCAAAAGACTATTAAATGTATCACAAGCTATTTAA
- a CDS encoding LruC domain-containing protein, translating into MEKNKHIKVNVFVLLLLSLNFSSCLEKQIESIEQQIDSSGIYQGFEFNTTQNQDYTITTLNFSNEPIKGAVLEIYTQNPLDEQGILVENNTQYKVATGITNENGEYTVKLDLPSIVDSIYIISKYIGLPHKTAVSTYGYTNIIIGGSLEYTNTNSAILKSSQVESVTIVNGYYTLGSWNSQGVPNYLDPVKDEIDQAFLNDVNASLPEGITLPQSHPQYLASNSDANLIVNEQCEIWVTFVHEGAGWLNLLGYYTYSIDDPPATVDDIRDKTVIFPNVSYQNSGGGLLSGEKVQLYYLDPITNEYSRFFPPNTVVSWFITGQGWRNGTVTNGIYTHYSDIKFNAEQDADLKKHNVMLYDDQRNILLLGFEDIRRDSGSDEDFNDAVFYTTITPNTAVNTEFYQPIDTPTDSDGDGVTDVFDAYPNDPSKAFQNHYPGENLFGTLVYEDLWPYKGDYDFNDLVIDYNFNQVTDAQNHITGIQSKIVVKAIGASYHNAFGLLLNTSPNNIASVSGQRFTRNYLDISSNGTENNQSKASIILFDDAFNNLPYPGSGIGVNTSTNAPYVVPDTQFVNIDFVEPLTFAILGTAPYNPFMIINRDRGVEVHLPNKEPTDLVDQTLLGTGDDDSNPSIGEYYVSNKYLPWAINIPVSFSYPIEKEDVQKAHLMFSPWAVSRGYNYMDWYKDMPGYRNNNKIY; encoded by the coding sequence ATGGAAAAGAATAAACATATTAAAGTAAACGTATTTGTTTTGTTGTTATTAAGCCTGAACTTTAGTAGCTGCTTAGAAAAACAAATAGAGTCTATTGAACAGCAAATTGATAGTTCAGGTATCTATCAGGGATTCGAATTTAATACAACTCAAAATCAGGATTACACAATTACAACTTTAAATTTTTCTAATGAACCCATTAAAGGAGCGGTATTAGAAATATATACTCAGAATCCGTTAGATGAACAAGGGATTTTAGTCGAAAACAATACTCAATATAAAGTAGCAACAGGTATAACAAATGAAAATGGGGAATATACTGTAAAATTAGATTTACCAAGTATTGTGGATAGTATTTATATTATCAGTAAATACATTGGATTACCCCACAAAACAGCAGTTAGTACTTACGGTTATACTAATATAATTATTGGTGGGAGCCTTGAATATACCAATACAAATTCAGCAATATTAAAAAGTTCTCAAGTTGAGTCTGTAACAATAGTGAATGGGTATTATACATTGGGTAGTTGGAATTCTCAAGGTGTACCCAATTACTTAGATCCTGTTAAGGATGAAATTGATCAAGCGTTTTTAAATGATGTTAATGCATCGCTACCAGAAGGGATTACTTTACCCCAATCGCATCCACAGTACTTAGCAAGTAATTCAGATGCAAACCTTATTGTAAACGAACAATGTGAAATTTGGGTAACTTTTGTTCATGAAGGAGCCGGATGGTTAAATTTATTGGGTTATTATACTTATTCTATAGATGATCCTCCTGCGACAGTTGATGATATCAGGGATAAAACTGTGATATTTCCAAATGTTTCCTATCAAAACTCAGGAGGTGGGTTACTATCGGGAGAAAAGGTTCAACTTTATTACTTAGATCCTATAACAAATGAATATTCCAGGTTTTTTCCTCCTAATACAGTGGTTAGTTGGTTTATTACTGGTCAGGGTTGGAGAAATGGAACTGTTACCAATGGTATTTATACTCATTATTCCGATATTAAATTTAATGCTGAACAAGATGCGGATTTAAAAAAGCATAATGTAATGTTATATGACGATCAGCGTAATATTTTGCTATTGGGATTTGAAGATATAAGAAGAGATAGCGGTAGTGATGAAGATTTTAATGACGCTGTATTTTATACAACGATTACACCTAATACAGCGGTAAATACAGAATTCTATCAACCCATTGATACTCCTACTGATAGTGACGGAGATGGTGTTACAGATGTTTTTGATGCTTATCCTAATGATCCATCAAAAGCGTTCCAAAATCATTATCCCGGGGAGAATTTATTTGGTACTCTTGTTTATGAAGATTTGTGGCCGTACAAGGGGGACTATGATTTTAATGATTTAGTTATTGACTATAACTTCAATCAGGTTACTGATGCTCAAAATCACATCACAGGAATTCAATCTAAAATAGTTGTGAAGGCTATTGGAGCTTCCTACCATAATGCCTTTGGATTGCTTCTTAATACTAGTCCTAACAACATTGCATCTGTTAGTGGACAGCGATTTACCCGTAATTATTTGGATATTTCATCTAACGGAACAGAGAATAATCAAAGCAAAGCTTCAATAATTCTATTTGATGATGCTTTTAACAATTTACCTTATCCAGGAAGTGGAATAGGAGTAAATACGTCGACGAATGCACCTTATGTAGTGCCAGACACTCAATTTGTAAACATTGATTTTGTGGAACCACTTACCTTTGCAATATTAGGTACCGCTCCATACAATCCTTTTATGATTATAAACAGAGATAGAGGTGTTGAAGTGCATTTACCCAATAAAGAACCTACTGATTTGGTTGACCAAACTCTATTAGGCACAGGGGATGATGATTCAAACCCATCAATTGGCGAATACTATGTATCTAATAAATATTTGCCATGGGCAATTAATATTCCAGTTAGTTTTAGTTATCCCATTGAAAAAGAAGATGTACAAAAAGCTCATTTAATGTTTTCTCCATGGGCCGTTTCAAGAGGATATAATTATATGGATTGGTATAAAGATATGCCTGGTTATCGGAATAATAACAAAATCTACTAA
- a CDS encoding sigma-54 dependent transcriptional regulator has product MKIYSLNVLIIDDDPIVRNMVQSMLKDKLNIFTADKPSVGFKILSNERIDLIIMDFHMPEMDGLSMIQKVKDEYPDIEVIMISSSDKMETVIGALRQGATDYCRKPISSEQLWLAIERTRKFSDLKSGYKKAIKKNKLLQAEVDSKIGNTIVGKSKLIESIKEQMQLVSQTPDTSVLLIGESGTGKEVVARGIHHLSNRNDEFFGALNMSAIPEALFESELFGHKKGSFTGAISDKAGWFESANKGTLFFDEIGEMTLGLQVKLLRVLEERKFTKVGTHQTQHFDIRIISATNKSVEELTNGKNFRLDLFHRVGTFIINIPPLRERVEDIPLLAKHFLKNLSAKMGKNIKEIHPDAIYLLSKYSFPGNVRELKNMVERAVIMCNSNELAPHHFTFINSFNVKEEVYISEHTYDLKEIEKQTIQKVLEKVDYNKAEAARLLNLDWNALYRRISKYNITMKN; this is encoded by the coding sequence ATGAAAATATATTCTCTTAATGTACTTATTATAGATGATGATCCAATTGTTAGAAATATGGTGCAATCCATGTTAAAAGACAAGTTAAACATATTTACAGCCGATAAGCCATCTGTTGGTTTTAAAATACTATCGAATGAAAGAATAGATCTTATTATTATGGATTTTCATATGCCTGAAATGGATGGATTATCAATGATTCAAAAAGTTAAAGATGAGTACCCTGATATTGAAGTCATAATGATTAGTTCTTCTGATAAGATGGAAACTGTTATTGGAGCACTTCGTCAGGGTGCTACAGACTATTGTCGGAAACCTATTTCATCCGAACAGTTATGGTTAGCGATAGAAAGAACGCGAAAATTTTCTGATTTAAAGAGTGGATATAAAAAAGCAATCAAGAAAAATAAATTACTGCAAGCAGAGGTAGATAGTAAAATAGGTAATACCATTGTTGGGAAGAGTAAATTGATTGAAAGCATTAAAGAACAAATGCAGTTGGTATCGCAAACCCCGGATACATCCGTTTTACTTATCGGAGAAAGTGGGACAGGGAAGGAGGTGGTTGCCAGAGGTATACATCATTTGAGTAATAGAAATGATGAGTTCTTTGGTGCTCTTAACATGTCGGCTATACCTGAGGCATTATTTGAAAGTGAACTTTTTGGGCATAAAAAAGGTAGTTTTACCGGAGCCATCTCTGATAAAGCTGGTTGGTTTGAATCTGCCAATAAAGGAACACTTTTTTTTGACGAGATAGGAGAAATGACACTGGGACTTCAAGTAAAGTTACTGAGAGTCTTGGAAGAAAGAAAATTTACCAAAGTTGGAACACATCAAACTCAACACTTTGATATTAGAATTATTTCTGCAACTAATAAATCGGTTGAAGAATTAACAAATGGGAAAAACTTTCGCTTAGATTTGTTTCATCGTGTTGGAACCTTCATTATTAATATTCCCCCATTAAGAGAAAGAGTTGAGGATATTCCACTGTTGGCTAAACACTTTCTTAAAAACTTATCCGCCAAGATGGGAAAGAACATAAAAGAGATACATCCAGATGCCATCTATTTATTATCAAAATATTCTTTTCCGGGTAATGTTCGTGAGTTGAAAAATATGGTTGAACGTGCAGTTATAATGTGCAATTCTAACGAATTAGCACCTCATCATTTCACTTTCATCAATAGTTTTAACGTAAAAGAAGAGGTTTATATTTCTGAGCATACCTACGATCTAAAAGAAATAGAAAAACAGACAATTCAAAAAGTTCTTGAAAAAGTTGATTATAATAAAGCTGAGGCTGCACGTCTTTTAAATTTAGATTGGAATGCACTATATCGTCGTATTTCTAAATACAATATCACAATGAAAAATTAG
- a CDS encoding hybrid sensor histidine kinase/response regulator, with product MNKIEPFILIVDDNVVNLQVTTNFLRKLGYRIGLAQSGQAALDQIETYKPDLILLDIMMPGMDGIETCRKIKSNPLLEDVPIIFLTAKTATEDLVEAYKVGGVDYVTKPFHKDELISRVKIHLDLFLARKRIENMNRSRDRMYSIIAHDIKTPFSNIMLMIDAFKHGYIECGSDLFKETIDRLLESTNSTYALLQNLLTWTRFQSDMSVLSPQMNDLSAMVYETVHLLQQTADSKFIKVSVDMPTNLHVFYDKTTINTVFRNILSNAIKFTPEKGMIRVFFEDDGPKVKLMVEDTGVGMSEQMLKNILTENKSISTYGTNNESGTGLGFLLIKDFVEYNGGTLEVESEVDVGTLVKISLYKSPSTRN from the coding sequence ATGAATAAAATAGAGCCATTTATACTTATTGTTGATGATAATGTAGTCAATCTTCAGGTAACAACTAATTTCTTGCGTAAACTTGGATATAGAATTGGGTTGGCTCAGAGTGGACAAGCTGCTTTAGATCAAATAGAAACATATAAACCAGATCTAATACTTTTAGATATAATGATGCCAGGAATGGATGGAATAGAAACTTGTAGAAAAATAAAGAGTAATCCATTACTAGAGGATGTTCCAATCATTTTTTTAACTGCAAAAACAGCCACTGAAGACTTAGTAGAAGCCTATAAAGTAGGTGGTGTTGATTATGTTACCAAGCCATTTCATAAAGATGAATTAATTTCAAGGGTAAAGATTCATTTGGATTTGTTTTTGGCGCGCAAGAGAATCGAAAACATGAATCGAAGTCGTGATAGAATGTACTCGATCATTGCTCATGATATTAAAACACCATTTTCAAATATTATGCTAATGATTGATGCCTTTAAACATGGATATATCGAATGCGGATCTGACTTATTTAAAGAAACAATTGATCGACTCTTAGAAAGCACCAATAGTACTTATGCTTTATTACAAAATTTACTTACATGGACTCGTTTCCAGTCTGATATGAGTGTACTTTCGCCCCAAATGAATGACCTATCGGCAATGGTATATGAAACAGTTCACTTACTTCAGCAAACAGCCGATTCAAAGTTTATTAAAGTATCCGTAGATATGCCTACAAATCTGCATGTATTTTATGATAAAACAACAATTAACACAGTTTTTAGAAATATTCTTTCCAATGCTATCAAATTCACCCCAGAAAAAGGGATGATAAGAGTATTTTTTGAAGACGATGGTCCTAAAGTAAAGCTAATGGTAGAGGATACGGGTGTTGGAATGAGTGAACAGATGCTAAAAAACATATTGACTGAGAATAAGTCTATATCAACATACGGAACAAATAATGAATCGGGAACAGGATTAGGTTTTTTACTAATTAAAGATTTTGTTGAATATAATGGTGGCACCTTAGAGGTAGAAAGTGAAGTAGATGTAGGTACTTTGGTTAAAATTTCATTATACAAGAGTCCATCAACTAGAAACTAA